A genomic window from Glycine max cultivar Williams 82 chromosome 17, Glycine_max_v4.0, whole genome shotgun sequence includes:
- the LOC112999945 gene encoding uncharacterized protein: MHAALIDIIDKLAIEAPDLNDSEVTNTYQKYMEQTLSAKCIILASSYLELQRQHEDMDPHEIINHLKKMYGGQSRTARYQLSKALFKCTMPANAQVRPHVLKMIDLIEQLEKSKCKIGKELSQDLILQFPLDTFSQFTVNFNMNKMDCNLHEMLNLLIDYENQIASQERKRTVMVVGKNSKKKGKGKYAQKRKPFGPKGGVTKPMHNKVKIDQSDAECFFCKEKGD, translated from the coding sequence ATGCACGCGGCGCTCATTGACATCATTGATAAGCTTGCTATTGAAGCACCTGACCTGAATGATTCTGAAGTTACCAATACTTATCAAAAGTATATGGAACAAACCCTTAGTGCCAAATGCATTATTTTGGCATCAAGTTATTTAGAACTACAAAGGCAACATGAGGATATGGATCCACATGAAATCATCAATCATCTTAAGAAGATGTATGGTGGTCAGAGCAGGACTGCAAGATATCAGTTATCTAAGGCTTTGTTCAAATGCACAATGCCTGCAAATGCTCAAGTTCGACCACACGTCCTTAAGATGATTGATCTGATAGAGCAACTTGAGAAGTCAAAATGTAAAATTGGGAAAGAGCTTTCTCAAGACTTGATTCTGCAGTTTCCCCTTGATACCTTTTCACAATTTACTGTGAATTTCAACATGAACAAAATGGATTGTAACTTGCATGAGATGCTGAATTTGTTGATTgattatgaaaatcaaattgcttctcaagagagaaaaagaactGTCATGGTAGTTGGAAAGAACTCCAAAAAGAAAGGTAAGGGAAAATATGCACAAAAAAGAAAGCCTTTTGGACCTAAGGGTGGTGTGACCAAACCTATGCACAACAAGGTCAAGATTGACCAAAGTGATGCTGAGTGTTTCTTCTGTAAGGAGAAAGGAGACTGA
- the LOC100815656 gene encoding uncharacterized protein, translating to MDKFCKNPENAINRRKMEMMRQMNIRESMDKNEVLKVHQHIARFWYQAGLSFNLIKLKSFENMVAAIGQYGPHLPIPSYHDIRVPLLKKEVEYTENLMKGHREQWVKYGCTIMSDAWTDRKQRCIINFLINSQAGTMFLKSVDGSGFVKTGEKLFELLDAIVEEVGEENVVQVVTNNGSNYVLAGKLLEEKRKHIYWTPCAAHCIDLMLEDIGKLPLIRKTIRRAINLVGFIYAHSSTLSLLRNFTNKRELVRHAITRFATSYLTLERLHKEKANIRKMFTSDEWTLNKLSKEPKGKGAAKVVLMPSFWNSVVYTLKVMAPLVKVLRLVDGERKPAMGYIYEAMDKAKETIMKSFNNNESKYKDVFEIIDKRWNCQLHRPLHAAAHFLNPEFFYDNTDLEFDFEFTNGLFECIKKLIPQFDVQQKILTELHLYKIGADHFGSDFAMAQRKTHSPTYWWRMFGSQTPNLQKLAIKILSLTCSASGCERNWSVFEQIHSKKRNRLEHKRLHDLVFVKYNQQLKQRYNARDEIDPISLNDIDVCNEWLVGEMDQDDDNDAGNDLVFEDDDALNWATVYQASGVGECRMYTRRKKQKTSVAAAQTSKKQAMVVGSSSRKQKAVQEK from the exons ATGGACAAATTCTGTAAGAATCCAGAAAATGCAATCAATCGGAGAAAAATGGAGATGATGAGGCAAATGAACATAAGAGAGTCAATGGATAAGAATGAAGTATTGAAGGTGCATCAACATATTGCTCGCTTTTGGTACCAAGCAGGTTTGTCATTCAACCTCATTAAATTGAAAAGCTTTGAGAACATGGTTGCAGCCATTGGTCAATATGGGCCACATTTGCCCATTCCTAGCTATCATGACATCAGAGTTCCACTCTTGAAGAAGGAAGTTGAATATACTGAAAATTTGATGAAAGGCCATAGGGAGCAATGGGTCAAGTATGGTTGTACTATTATGTCCGATGCATGGACTGATCGGAAACAAAGatgcatcattaattttttgattaacTCTCAAGCTGGTACCATGTTTTTGAAGTCTGTTGATGGCTCTGGTTTTGTGAAGACAGGTGAAAAGCTTTTTGAGTTGCTTGATGCCATTGTGGAGGAAGTTGGAGAAGAGAATGTTGTTCAAGTTGTAACCAATAATGGGAGCAACTATGTTTTAGCGGGTAAGTTGTTGGAGGAGAAAAGGAAACATATTTATTGGACTCCTTGTGCAGCTCATTGTATTGATTTGATGCTTGAAGATATTGGGAAGCTTCCCTTGATAAGGAAGACCATTAGAAGGGCAATTAATCTAGTTGGGTTTATCTATGCCCATTCTAGTACCTTAAGTTTGTTGAGAAATTTTACAAACAAGAGGGAATTGGTGAGACATGCTATTACTAGATTTGCCACTTCTTATCTAACCTTGGAAAGGCTTCACAAAGAGAAAGCCAACATTAGAAAGATGTTTACTTCTGATgaatggaccttgaacaagctatCTAAGGAGCCTAAGGGAAAAGGAGCTGCAAAGGTAGTGCTCATGCCTTCTTTTTGGAATAGTGTGGTTTACACTCTTAAAGTCATGGCTCCACTTGTGAAAGTGCTTCGTCTTGTGGATGGTGAAAGGAAACCAGCCATGGGCTATATTTATGAAGCAATGGACAAggcaaaagaaacaattatGAAGTCTTTCAACAACAATGAAAGCAAGTACAAAGATGTGTTTGAAATCATTGATAAAAGATGGAATTGTCAGCTTCATAGGCCATTGCATGCAGCTGCCCACTTCTTAAATCCAGAGTTCTTTTATGACAACACTGacttggagtttgattttgagttCACCAATGGTTTGTTTGAGTGCATTAAGAAGTTGATTCCACAATTTGATGTGCAACAGAAAATTCTAACCGAGTTGCATCTTTACAAGATTGGTGCTGACCACTTTGGTTCCGACTTTGCAATGgctcaaaggaaaacccattctcCTA CATATTGGTGGCGAATGTTTGGGTCACAAACTCCAAATTTGCAGAAGCTGGCTATTAAGATTTTGAGTTTGACTTGCAGTGCTTCAGGATGTGAAAGAAATTGGAGTGTGTTTGAGCAA ATtcattccaaaaaaagaaataggctTGAGCACAAGAGGTTGCATGATTTGGTGTTTGTCAAATACAACCAACAATTGAAGCAAAGATATAATGCAagagatgaaattgatccaatttCTCTTAATGATATTGATGTATGCAATGAATGGCTCGTGGGAGAGATGGAtcaagatgatgataatgatgctggaaatgatttggtatttgaagatgatgatgctcTAAATTGGGCAACTGTGTATCAGGCTTCGGGGGTTGGAGAGTGTAGGATGTATACTAGGCggaaaaagcaaaaaacaagTGTTGCTGCTGCCCAAACTTCTAAAAAACAGGCAATGGTTGTTGGATCTTCATCAAGGAAGCAAAAAGCAGTccaagaaaaatga